In Colletotrichum higginsianum IMI 349063 chromosome 3, whole genome shotgun sequence, a genomic segment contains:
- a CDS encoding C2H2 type zinc finger protein — protein MDHSEPSKGRRPAPHEAMRCNVCDELFASFDKLMGHKRMTMKLEGTHIHCPVCTLDFNTMDAKDKHILEQKLVCPGCQKSFVRLAAWMRHLEHDQCSAIGRQDLDRNRAHKLTFAHELEKRSGSQFGDYFPASHPSVQSAFDKPYMAHPSYFKPDDFPARGKQQDDKLEAQKNARPAVEKSAAADDINNPSHPSFDPKKYYDAIILKFKCPQASCRSACLHIIHHEERVDKKQTNRKSFDTSRGLVTHMKAATSHYNAKLQCPGCLRYFRDTSSLTAHSESETNRCSIRHSENYRNYLDQLTGGMADVADWHRDGTVKYEVSTEAVIKFGTEQAKKATNDFIAKQEANQQESWARNNPIW, from the exons ATGGACCACAGCGAGCCCAGCAAGGGCAGAAGACCGGCGCCTCATGAAGCAATGCGTTGCAATGTCTGTGACGAACTGTTTGCTAGTTTTGACAAGCTGATGGGCCACAAACGAATGACCATGAAGCTCGAGGGAACCCATATCCACTGTCCTGTCTGCACACTGGACTTCAACACGATGGACGCCAAAGATAAGCACATTCTCGAG CAGAAGCTGGTCTGCCCAGGTTGTCAGAAGAGCTTCGTCCGGCTCGCCGCCTGGATGAGGCATTTAGAACACGACCAGTGTAGCGCCATCGGACGACAGGACCTAGACAGAAACCGCGCCCATAAGCTCACGTTTGCTCACGAGCTTGAGAAGCGCAGCGGTTCCCAGTTTGGAGACTACTTTCCCGCTTCGCACCCTAGCGTTCAGTCCGCCTTTGATAAACCATACATGGCCCACCCGTCGTATTTTAAACCAGACGACTTTCCCGCCCGGGGGAAACAACAAGACGATAAGCTGGAAGCCCAGAAGAACGCCAGACCTGCAGTGGAAAAGTCAGCGGCTGCGGacgacatcaacaacccCTCTCATCCAAGTTTCGACCCCAAGAAGTATTACGACGCAATCATTCTCAAGTTCAAGTGTCCCCAGGCATCCTGCAGGTCAGCTTGCCTTCATATCATCCATCATGAGGAAAGAGTTGACAAAAAGCAAACAAATAGGAAGAGCTTTGACACAAGCAGAGGCCTCGTCACCCACATGAAGGCAGCAACCTCCCACTACAACGCAAAGTTGCAGTGTCCCGGATGCCTCCGCTACTTCAGAGACACGTCTTCTCTTACCGCTCACTCTGAGTCAGAGACTAACCGCTGCTCGATTCGCCATTCCGAGAACTACCGTAACTACCTCGATCAGCTAACTGGAGGCATGGCGGACGTGGCCGACTGGCATCGGGACGGCACTGTCAAGTACGAAGTGAGCACGGAAGCTGTCATCAAGTTCGGCACCGAACAGGCAAAGAAGGCTACGAACGACTTCATCGCGAAGCAGGAAGCCAATCAACAAGAGTCATGGGCGCGCAACAATCCTATTTGGTGA
- a CDS encoding 2-nitropropane dioxygenase, with amino-acid sequence MSSNGPITTPITQLLGIRHPILLAGMARTSGGPLAAAVSNAGGLGVIGGFQYTPDQLREIIAEMKENFKSPDLPFGVDLALPQVGGNARKTNHDYTGGKLDELVDITIESGARLFVSAVGVPPRHVIDKLHAAGIYVMNMVGHPKHAIKALDLGVDIVCAQGGEGGGHTGDVPNSVLIPAVVDVARRYRPKMLKGSPALVIAAGGIYNGRSLASSLMQGAVGVWVGTRFVASVEAGCSEEHKQEVVSCGFEGTERTLVLSGRPLRLKTNDYIRKWHAQPDKIKQLCDEGVVPIEYDFEKGNDIDPPHLMGQVAGAIDKIQPAGEIVDEMIREAVDQLKLGQVYLGARSRL; translated from the coding sequence ATGTCTTCCAACGGCCCTATCACCACACCGATAACCCAGCTACTGGGCATCAGGCACCcgatcctcctcgccggcatggCACGCACATCGGGCGGGCCTCTCGCGGCCGCGGTTtccaacgccggcggcctcggcgtcatTGGCGGCTTCCAGTACACGCCCGACCAGCTGCGTGAGATCATCGCCGAGATGAAGGAGAATTTCAAGTCACCGGACCTGCCtttcggcgtcgacctcgccctgCCGCAGGTTGGCGGCAACGCCCGCAAGACGAACCATGACTACACAGGCGGcaagctcgacgagcttgtTGACATCACCATTGAGTCAGGCGCTCGGCTGTTTGTCAGTGCCGTCGGCGTGCCGCCCAGGCACGTTATCGACAAGCTGCACGCCGCAGGCATCTATGTCATGAACATGGTTGGTCACCCGAAGCACGCCATCAAGgctctcgacctcggcgtcgacatcgtctgCGCCCAGGGCGGTGAGGGTGGCGGTCACACGGGCGATGTGCCAAACTCGGTGCTCATtcctgccgtcgtcgacgtcgcgaGGCGGTACCGGCCCAAGATGCTCAAAGGAAGCCCCGcgctcgtcatcgccgcggGCGGCATATACAACGGCCGATCACTGGCGAGCTCGCTGATGCAGGGCGCCGTGGGCGTGTGGGTCGGCACGCGCTTCGTAGCATCTGTTGAGGCCGGGTGCAGTGAGGAGCATAAACAGGAGGTCGTCTCGTGCGGGTTCGAGGGCACGGAGCGGACGCTCGTCTTATCTGGGCGGCCACTGCGATTAAAGACGAACGACTACATCCGGAAATGGCACGCGCAGCCGGACAAGATCAAGCAGCTCTGCGATGAGGGCGTGGTCCCCATCGAGTATGACTTCGAGAAGGGCAATGATATTGACCCCCCGCATTTGATGGGCCAGGTTGCCGGTGCGATCGATAAGATCCAGCCTGCCGGAGAGATTGTAGATGAGATGATCCGAGAGGCGGTTGACCAGTTGAAGCTTGGGCAGGTGTACCTGGGTGCTCGGAGTAGGCTGTGA
- a CDS encoding DNA polymerase alpha subunit B: protein MAESELKEFFTSGEKGLEPDVLSELQSIMRLHELSAEDLFYKWESFCIKMDMDAMNPDIVHVRNFKKDIQDALEKSNQQQTYIKTEKRSHGTPRSGRGGDVFGMLDGLVPSTPRSGKLNKPNSLRKSAHETPTMSRVKAEVPSSSPDYKGASKMEEQLNSMQPPSSFNDRHNAGEIVEVLNDHLDAPEPPICPYSEPRIKLTAASDQKKLGYKPLAMKLSEASEILDDRIDEFMHIVQEYHKLDFSEFGNAANQSTTEVIAVGRIASDAPEGKLNAASLVLEMSRRVGGGLRIPLNMRNKGYSFFPGQVVALKGINTSGNEFVVEEVLEVPLLPNAASTPAALIAHREKLRGDPDAMDTDSEPAPLNIIYVSGPYTADDNLDFEPLQALCDQAADKYADALVMTGPFIDSEHPLIATGDFDLPEEAAIDPDSATMSAVFKYMFSPALNRLVSANPSITVLLVPSVRDVIDKHVSWPQDSVLKKELGLPKTARIVTNPMTLSMNEMVMGISSQDILWQLRHEELVGGRPSDPSLLSRLSRHMLEQRHFFPLFPPTDRPKLPKTGTEEGIPPGAMLDLSYLKLGEMVNVRPDVLVVPSFLPPFAKVSAVSLPLHSSLTFGNPQVVESVLVINPGYLSKRRGAGTYAQLTLFPPKAEAGQAETMVSHGVFERARVEIKRI from the exons ATGGCGGAATCAGAGCTCAAAGAGTTCTTCACCTCTGGCGAAAAGGGTCTCGAGCCCGATGTCCTCTCTGAGCTGCAGTCGATCATGCGACTGCATGAGCTGTCTGCCGAGGACCTCTTCTACAAATGGGAGTCTTTCTGCATCAAGATGGATATGGATGCCATGAACCCCGACATCGTGCATGTGCGCAACTTTAAAAAGGACATCCAGGATGCATTGGAGAAGAGCAACCAGCAGCAGACATACATCAAGACAGAGAAGCGCAGCCACGGCACTCCCCGTTCTGGCAGAGGCGGCGATGTCTTCGGCATGCTCGATGGATTGGTGCCGAGCACGCCTAGGTCAGGGAAATTGAACAAACCGAACAGCCTGCGGAAAAGCGCCCATGAGACACCGACCATGTCGCGTGTTAAGGCGGAGGTTCCCTCCAGCTCGCCGGACTACAAGGGGGCGTCCAAGATGGAGGAGCAGTTGAACTCCATGCAGCC TCCAAGCTCCTTCAACGACCGACACAACGCTGGCGAGATCGTTGAAGTGCTGAACGACCACCTCGACGCCCCCGAACCACCGATATGCCCGTACTCGGAACCTCGCATCAAGCTGACGGCAGCCTCCGACCAGAAGAAGCTTGGTTACAAACCGCTGGCTATGAAGCTGTCCGAGGCGTCCGAGATACTCGACGACAGGATAGACGAGTTCATGCATATTGTCCAGGAGTACCACAAGCTAGACTTTTCAGAGTTTGGCAATGCAGCGAATCAGAGCACCACTGAGGTGATTGCCGTCGGGCGTATCGCCTCAGACGCCCCGGAGGGCAAGCTCAATGCAGCGTCGCTGGTGTTAGAGATGTCAAGACGGGTAGGCGGTGGCCTGAGGATTCCCCTGAACATGCGAAACAAGGGATACAGCTTCTTCCCTGGTCAAGTCGTGGCCCTCAAGGGCATCAACACATCGGGAAACGAGTTCGTAGTCGAGGAAGTCCTCGAAGTACCACTGCTTCCGAACGCTGCTTCAACACCAGCCGCCCTGATCGCACACCGCGAGAAACTCCGAGGGGACCCGGACGCCATGGATACAGACTCAGAACCCGCCCCCCTGAACATCATTTACGTCTCAGGCCCGTACACAGCAGACGATAACCTGGACTTTGAGCCACTACAAGCTCTGTGTGACCAGGCGGCCGACAAATACGCGGATGCTCTTGTCATGACAGGGCCTTTCATTGACAGCGAGCATCCTCTGATTGCCACGGGCGACTTTGATCTCCCGGAGGAAGCGGCTATCGACCCGGACAGCGCCACGATGTCGGCCGTCTTCAAGTATATGTTCTCCCCCGCTCTGAATCGTCTCGTCTCCGCCAACCCTAGTATCACCGTCCTCCTTGTGCCCTCGGTACGCGACGTCATAGACAAGCATGTCTCGTGGCCGCAAGACTCCGTCTTGAAGAAGGAGCTGGGGCTCCCTAAAACGGCGAGGATTGTCACCAACCCCATGACGCTGTCGATGAATGAGATGGTCATGGGTATATCGTCACAGGACATCCTCTGGCAGCTGCGGCATGAGGAACTAGTCGGCGGCCGTCCCTCGGACCCGTCATTATTGTCGAGACTCAGCAGGCACATGCTCGAGCAGAGGCATTTCTTCCCGTTGTTCCCGCCGACGGACCGCCCCAAGCTGCCCAAGACGGGGACAGAAGAGGGCATACCCCCGGGCGCCATGCTGGACCTCAGCTACTTGAAGCTGGGCGAGATGGTCAACGTTCGGCCTGACGTACTGGTCGTGCCCAGCTTTCTTCCTCCGTTCGCCAAGGTCAGTGCCGTCTCTTTGCCACTGCACTCATCACTGACATTTGGCAATCCACAGGTCGTCGAGAGTGTACTAGTTATCAACCCCGGCTACCTGTCCAAGaggcgcggcgccggcacgtACGCGCAGCTGACGCTCTTCCCGCCAAAGGCCGAGGCAGGCCAGGCAGAAACAATGGTTAGCCACGGAGTGTTCGAGCGCGCGCGAGTGGAGATCAAGAGGATCTGA
- a CDS encoding Microfibrillar-associated protein MfaP1, with translation MPPKRMTANPVKPARYRAGKPAAPEASDSDSDGSDDETNEAETQARAIPPPPKASSAAKIAGNLSKVNLDERRREAQEKENQRIAREKAERLAAEEGFVTEEEEEEEAVDGEGEESSSEEESSSEEEAPRRLMIRPKFIPKNQRNATKEQFGGAKDDDARYAEEEARRKAAADALVEEQIKKDLAARAAGKKHWDDDEASGSDVDTTDDLDPEAELAAWKLRELKRVKRDRDRIAEQEAEYAERERRQNLTQEERDAEDAEKLARQQEEKDAKGKMSYLQKYYHKGAFYSDEAKAYGLDKRDIMGMRIADDIKDRSALPEYLQKRDMTKLGRKGATKYKDLKSEDTGRWGEFDDRRGGGDRRGFNRHDVDERFRPDNDREVNGANAIPLGDRKALDAPKGGRSDGYRDDDSKDRDGRYRSRDDYRRRDRSRSRSPRQDSRDDYRDRRKRSPSRGRDRHDADKRRRVGP, from the coding sequence ATGCCGCCGAAGCGCATGACAGCAAACCCCGTCAAGCCGGCCCGGTACCGCGCCGGTAAGCCTGCCGCACCAGAGGCCTCGGACTCGGATTCGGATGGGAGCGATGATGAGAccaacgaggccgagacccAGGCCAGAGCGATTCCACCGCCACCGAAAGCTTCGAGCGCCGCCAAGATCGCTGGTAACCTCAGCAAGGTCAATCTCGACGAGCGCAGACGCGAGGCACAGGAAAAAGAGAACCAGAGAATAGCACGCGAAAAGGCAGAACGGCTCGCCGCTGAAGAGGGCTTCGTgaccgaggaagaagaggaagaggaagccgtcgacggcgaaggaGAGGAAAGTTCCAGCGAAGAGGAGAGCTCtagcgaagaagaagcccccCGCCGTCTCATGATCCGACCGAAATTCATCCCCAAGAACCAACGCAATGCAACCAAAGAACAATTCGGTGGAGCAAAGGACGACGATGCGCGGTAtgctgaggaggaggcccgccgcaaggccgccgcggacgcactcgtcgaggagcagaTAAAAAAGGACCTCGCAGCGCGCGCAGCGGGTAAGAAGCactgggacgacgacgaggcgtcGGGCTCGGACGTCGACACGACGGATGACCTTGACCCGGAGGCGGAGCTGGCGGCGTGGAAGCTGCGGGAGCTGAAGCGTGTAAAGCGCGACCGCGACCGcatcgccgagcaggaggccgAGTACGCCGAGCGCGAGCGGCGGCAGAACCTGACGCAGGAGGAgcgcgatgccgaggacgccgagaagctcgcgcggcagcaggaggagaaagacgccaagggcaagaTGTCGTACCTGCAAAAGTACTATCACAAGGGAGCGTTCTAcagcgacgaggccaaggcgtACGGCCTGGATAAGCGTGACATCATGGGCATGCGGATTGCGGATGATATCAAAGACCGGAGTGCGCTTCCGGAATACCTGCAGAAGCGCGACATGACGAAGTTGGGTAGGAAAGGTGCGACAAAATACAAGGACCTTAAGAGCGAAGATACCGGTCGGTGGGGAGAGTTTGACGATCGCCGTGGAGGGGGTGACCGAAGGGGCTTTAACAGGCATGATGTGGATGAACGGTTCCGACCGGACAACGACCGCGAGGTCAACGGTGCGAATGCCATTCCCTTGGGGGATCGCAAAGCATTAGACGCTCCAAAGGGTGGCCGGTCAGACGGATACAGAGACGATGATTCGAAGGACAGAGATGGCAGGTACCGGTCTCGCGATGACTACCGCCGTCGGGATCggtcaaggtcgaggtccCCGCGCCAAGACTCGCGAGACGACTACAGGGACAGGCGAAAGCGCAGTCCGTCCCGCGGGAGAGACCGCCACGATGCTGATAAGAGACGGCGCGTGGGCCCGTGA
- a CDS encoding Chitotriosidase-1, whose translation MQKKCANGKDSKLCCSLSGAPDPKECTWRGGPHLCNGHCHDDEVMTHMRKWGGGADCWYGNAAHCCKSPLGEENTCYWGGVAQECKAGHLPLTFSGTMLSTLNDIAEVILLVVGRAVPLVSLTDRMLLEVLDQLDLDTNKLYCCPEKDVERWKNCAWYGKPGSCFDGHCPDMKSVQLTDSYFGGGETCGIQLSRVRTFCCESAGDPLFLPVPLGNLFEHPPDGDSVDTDFSLETDESSAGGDNDPNEAAFQFVVLASAPTGTMVCTDFSEKSNCHKIGLGHGVPGTILQMPPGCGPGKYAVAKSMKPAQGDDHVKLLPRRLAHLAPRKPVVYSLTFDYDFARVPRHLGSTQMRIDFSNQDDYWDTAVAGSVSKKKRNLTKRTLADVGGNHVRWLEEEFRDDYHFGGLEKRELHERWFGTSILEWLAQLVKPEIKREFMHRYDDTLTAKLIDKTWSCSKADVSYKGHLLAQALLKIKVESSFGFTLIVSKPSLPLDLSQSYLTFYNKGEITGVMTLEAVAKVFYEKKSVILNIPFPGASFKIPGIATIGPQLTVEGSIDASLAVAGTIETKLKLPSGKYVRQVVPDNNDDAYKPKEIGEGDTSLDHTGDFEGIKKPEFYAGVAVQGDVTARLSAAAEFSIRFDDRCLPQPGCDANIATAGDYLSTMPAWQWAF comes from the exons ATGCAGAAAAAGTGCGCCAATGGCAAGGACAGCAAGCTCTGCTGCTCGCTCTCGGGAGCCCCCGACCCCAAAGAGTGCACCtggcgaggaggccctcACCTCTGCAATGGTCACtgccacgacgacgaggtcatgACGCACATGAGAAAatggggcggcggcgccgactgCTGGTACGGCAACGCGGCGCACTGCTGCAAGAGCCCGCTCGGCGAGGAAAACACCTGCTACTggggcggcgtcgcccaGGAGTGCAAGGCTGGCCATCTGCCCCTGACCTTCTCCGGCACCATGCTCAGCACCCTTAACGACATTGCCGAGGTGATCCTCTTGGTCGTCGGCCGCGCGGTCCCTCTCGTCTCGCTCACCGACCGCATGCTCCTCGAGGTGCTCGACCAGCTCGACCTGGACACCAACAAGCTGTACTGCTGTCCCGAGAAGGATGTCGAGCGCTGGAAAAACTGCGCCTGGTACGGCAAGCCGGGCAGCTGCTTCGACGGCCACTGTCCTGACATGAAGTCTGTGCAGCTCACCGACAGCTACTTTGGCGGTGGCGAGACATGCGGCATCCAGTTATCTCGCGTGCGCACCTTCTGCTGCGAGTCGGCGGGCGATCCCCTGTTCCTCCCCGTGCCCCTGGGGAACCTGTTCGAGCACCCGCCCGACGGAGATAGTGTCGACACCGATTTCAGCCTCGAGACGGACGAGTCCTCGGCGGGCGGCGATAACGACCCCAACGAGGCCGCCTTTCAGTTTGTCGTCCTGGCATCGGCTCCCACTGGGAC CATGGTCTGCACTGACTTCTCCGAGAAGAGCAACTGTCACAAGATCGGGCTTGGCCATGGCGTCCCCGGAACCATCCTGCAAATGCCCCCCGGCTGCGGCCCTGGCAAGTACGCCGTCGCCAAGAGCATGAAGCCCGCCCAGGGTGATGACCACGTCAAGCTGCTGCCGCGCCGACTCGCCCACCTTGCGCCACGAAAGCCTGTGGTGTACTCGCTGACCTTTGACTACGACTTTGCCCGTGTCCCACGCCACCTCGGAAGCACCCAGATGCGCATCGACTTTAGCAACCAGGACGACTACTGGGACACAGCCGTCGCCGGGTCCGtgtccaagaagaagaggaaccTCACCAAGCGCACGCTCGCCGACGTGGGTGGCAACCATGTAAGGTGGCTTGAGGAGGAATTCCGAGACGACTACCACTTTGGCGGGCTGGAGAAGCGTGAACTGCACGAGCGCTGGTTCGGCACGAGCATCCTCGAGTGGCTCGCGCAGCTAGTCAAGCCAGAGATCAAGCGCGAGTTCATGCACAGGTACGACGACACTCTCACGGCCAAGCTCATTGATAAGACGTGGTCCTGTTCAAAGGCAGACGTCAGCTACAAGGGCCACCTGCTCGCCCAGGCCCTTCTCAAGATCAAGGTCGAGTCCAGCTTTGGCTTTACCCTCATCGTCAGCAAGCCCAGCCTGCCCCTCGACCTGAGCCAGAGCTACCTTACGTTCTACAACAAGGGCGAGATCACGGGCGTCATgaccctcgaggccgtcgccaaggTTTTCTACGAAAAGAAGAGCGTTATTCTGAACATTCCCTTCCCCGGCGCTTCCTTCAAGATTCCGGGCATCGCTACGATTGGTCCCCAGCTCACGGTCGAGGGCAGCATCGATGCCTCCCTCGCCGTGGCAGGCACCATTGAGACCAAGCTTAAATTGCCAAGTGGGAAGTAC GTTCGGCAAGTCGTGCCGGATAACAACGACGATGCTTACAAGCCCAAAGAGATCGGCGAAGGCGACACCAGCCTCGACCACACCGGCGACTTTGAAGGTATCAAGAAGCCCGAATTCTATGCTGGCGTCGCCGTTCAGGGCGACGTCACAGCCCGGCTCTCGGCTGCCGCCGAGTTCAGTATCCGGTTCGACGACAGATGTTTGCCGCAGCCTGGCTGCGATGCAAACATCGCAACTGCTGGGGACTACCTGTCGACGATGCCTGCTTGGCAGTGGGCTTTCTGA
- a CDS encoding Glycosyl hydrolases family 18 protein, which yields MSLAFGLFWRNDVPAGKLNMGLGFYGRAFQLADPACNKPGCVFNGGATKGAYSGDSGILSYREIMEIIRTKKLKPVHDKEAGVKYITWNTDQWVSYDDKETFKQKKDLAKELGLGGFLIWAIDQDDDQLSALSAVLDPKPLGDFRSDKADEN from the coding sequence ATGAGTCTGGCGTTTGGCTTGTTTTGGCGCAACGATGTGCCAGCTGGCAAGCTGAACATGGGACTTGGGTTCTATGGCCGAGCCTTCCAGCTAGCCGATCCGGCTTGCAACAAACCCGGCTGCGTCTTCAATGGAGGCGCAACGAAAGGGGCCTACAGCGGCGACTCTGGCATCCTCAGCTATCGTGAGATCATGGAAATCATCAGAACCAAGAAACTTAAGCCCGTCCACGACAAGGAGGCGGGCGTCAAGTACATCACCTGGAACACTGACCAGTGGGTGTCTTATGATGACAAGGAGACGTTCAAACAGAAAAAGGACCTGGCAAAGGAGCTCGGTCTCGGTGGTTTCCTGATATGGGCCATTGACCAGGACGATGACCAGCTGTCGGCGCTGTCGGCCGTGCTGGACCCCAAGCCGCTGGGCGACTTCCGGTCAGACAAGGCGGACGAGAACTAG
- a CDS encoding Chitotriosidase-1, which produces MPMKDIPVNSLTHLYFSFAFITPNEYNIVGMDGLPSELFSNFTDLKKDNPSLKMTIAIGGWTHNDPGPLQKVFSDMVSTKQNRSTFIENLMAFLRQYAFDGVDFDWECPGADDRGGVPEDGVNFTQFLKELEEENKKQPKRYIVSYTAPTSFWYLRHFDLKSIDYVDFAIVMSYE; this is translated from the exons ATG CCCATGAAGGACATACCCGTCAACTCGCTGACTCACCTGTACTTTTCCTTTGCATTCATCACCCCCAACGAGTACAACATTGTCGGGATGGACGGTCTGCCCTCGGAGCTCTTCAGCAACTTCACCGACCTGAAGAAGGATAATCCGAGTCTGAAAATGACCATTGCCATCGGAGGATGGACACACAACGACCCAG GCCCTCTTCAGAAGGTGTTTAGCGACATGGTCAGCACGAAGCAGAACCGATCGACGTTCATTGAGAACTTAATGGCCTTCCTTCGTCAATATGCgtttgatggtgttgacTTTGACTGG GAATGCCCCGGTGCTGACGACAGAGGTGGCGTGCCCGAAGATGGCGTCAACTTTACCCAATTCCTGAAAGAGctcgaagaagaaaacaagaaGCAGCCGAAAAGGTACATTGTATCTTATACTGCGCCAACGAGCTTCTGGTATCTGCGCCACTTTGATCTGAAGTCGATCGACTATGTCGACTTTGCCATTGTCATGTCCTATGAGTAA
- a CDS encoding oviduct-specific glycoprotein, with amino-acid sequence MSEYSRFLDYSAKIRREYELPVCSTGDRPDGLQPRDVEASNGVSLLEEDSLSFLFSRQVVGGDDYSCGPDRPRRNGACCPKETLQCNYGEEYCGTSGISPNEVCWSNCDAKAECGKNAKVPGQKCPLNVCCGKGVLS; translated from the exons ATGTCTGAATACTCCAG GTTCCTGGACTATTCCGCCAAAATCCGCCGTGAATATGAGCTGCCAGTCTGCAGTACTGGTGACCGTCCTGATGGGCTCCAACCCAGGGATGTCGAGGCATCCAACGGCGTTTCCCTCCTAGAGGAGGACTCGCTGTCATTCCTGTTCTCCAGACAAGTCGTGGGAGGCGATGACTATTCGTGCGGCCCAGACCGTCCCCGCAGAAACGGCGCATGTTGCCCGAAAGAGACCCTCCAGTGTAACTATGGCGAGGA GTACTGCGGCACATCGGGCATCTCACCTAATGAAGTCTGCTGGTCCAACTGTGATGCCAAAGCAGAATGTGGCAAGAACGCCAAAGTCCCTGGACAGAAGTGTCCTCTCAACGTCTGTTGTGGAAAGGGAGTGCTGTCTTGA